The DNA sequence CTCTTCCATCCTCGCTTCGCGTCTTCTTCACCGTCGTCTTTTCATGTCCTCGATGACTTTGCATTCTCACTGTCACCGTGTCTATGAAGCTTCTCCGCCGATCTTTGTGAGCCTGGGTAAATTCATCTTGTGTATTCATAGATAGTTTAATTTGCTTTCCCACCCCCCCAGAAAAAAAACCTTGCCGAGTGAATCTGTTTGTCCGTTGCTTATTTGAttgttatgaatttgatgatttgatAATGCTGTATGTTAATTATGGTTAATTGAAGACTGTGATAATGCAAGTTTCTTGTCAACTCCTTAGTATGCTTAATTTTCAGTTTGGAAGTAGCTGACTTCAGAGCTCAATTTTCTCAGTAAACATTATTCAAAATCTGACTTGTACTCAGTATTGTACTTGGTACTTATCAGAAGTTTGTAACGAAGTAGCTTAAGTATACAGATCAAGTTTCTAAGGTTGTGAGCTACAGAGATGTGTGGCTAGGTACACAGAACATGGCGGCATATTTTCCTATACAAACTATCAGAAAGAAAAGCTTGATACATTAGTTAGGTCTAACCTTAAAGGGATTGGCAATAATAATACAATGGTAAAACACTAAGATAGCATGAAACATATGCCTGAAGACAAGAGTAGTGAGATAACAGATAATATGTTGTTCATAGTGAGATTCCTCAAGCACTTAGACTTCTGATTATTAATTCCTTAGATTTTTTCCAGTGTAGTAAAATGTGGTTATATATAGACTCATAGGCTGTAAGGATCAAGGCTGTTTTATATCTCTGCCCAATATCTTTCAACACTTGTTATCTCCCAACCAGGTTtcctttctctctgttttcttcttgCGGGGTTTTGCATCTTCTCGTTGGGACATTAGAATGATCGTCATGGGGATTCATTGATTAATCGTTCAGTTTAATTATTGGATCTTCACTTCATCCTATCTGATTCAATTATTCTCCTACTCAACAAACCTCAATCATTCTCGTACTTAATTggtattctctctctctctctagttattttatttatttagttacctACCCTTTCTTTTCCTTGTGCAAGAATATATTACATCCTTTTGCTTATAGTTTATGGGTGGTTGGTTATGTTCTTTCCTAGCAAAGCTTGACGTCTTGCTAGTTATTACAATTTCTGTTCAAGAAcagaatttaaaagaaaaaaaaattaatgtttttgtTTCGTTGGTTCTAGAAGGTGCTTTTTACACTATGGTTACTTTTCATTCTTGATTTGGTTTTGGATTTGTGGAACTTAATTTGATTGCACACATTTTCATGTGGACTAAGTTCTAAACCTTAGAAGTTGTATAAAGTGAAATCTTTTTGTTGTGGGGATGGTTAATCCAGGTCTCAGCCAATTTATGTATAATGTTGTTAATTGTGACGGTTGGGATATATTCAATGAATCAAATGTGGAGCTGGTCTAGTCATAGTGGTCTAATTGATATtccatgattatatatatatgcttgaACTGAACAAATGGCATACATCTAAGTGTTAGTGGGAAATCATTGTAGAAACAGTGATGCTGAAGCTTCCCTTGTCGATTGCTACTGTGCGGAGAAGTAGGTGGCGAATTAATATTGAGGCCATTAACGTATTCAATGGAGAGAGCTTGTGCATTAGAATAAAGACGAATTAGTATTATTATATTCTGAATGCAGAAACTTGAAAACGGGAGCAAGAAATAGATGCTTCAACACATACCCGGGCTGTCTGTTAAGTATTATTTAGCCTCCCACTTAGTTATTCACCAAGCACAGTAAAAATGCAATCTTTTGGTGGAAATTGCTCGAGATATCATAACTACTTCAGTAGGAATAACTCGATCCAAAATTTATTCTCTTTCCCAAGCTCATTTCTTCAGAAGTTCCCTGAGCTCATGTTCAAGGGCCTCATCTATCAGAGACCACAAAAGTTGTGTCTTTCTCATGATATTCAGAAATTTGAACCCCTTTTGTTTCAAATCACTGCTGGCCACAATAAATTTCCTATAATATTTGCACCTATTTGCGTCAATTATCATTGCTATTCAACCAAGGCTCCCTCAAGGTCTTATAGAAAAAGGGTTCGCAAGAGGTTGTTGAAATCCCTAAAGCCTACTTTAGATCAAACAAAATTTCACTTGGCACTGTCCCAAATTCCACCAAGGTTCACCCCTCAAGAACTGTGCAATGTGGTGACTCTTCAAAGTGACCCTTTGGTTTGTTTAGAGCTGTTTCATTGGGCATCTCAGCAGCCAAGGTTCCGGCATGATGTTTCCACTTTTCATGTCACCATAAAGAAGCTTGGGGCTGCAAAGATGTATCAAGAAATGGATGACATTGTGAACCAACTGCTTGCGGTTCCTTTGATCGGTTCTGAGGCACTGTACAACACCATTATATATTATTTCACTGAGGCCAGGAAGCTGAGTAGAGCTGTGAATATATTTAAGCAAATGAAGAAGAGTAGGAATTCAAATTGTAGGCCTTCAATTAGGACTTATAATATTCTATTTGCTGCACTTTTAGGTAGGGGTAGCAACACCTATATAAATTATGTGTATATGGAGACGATTAGAAGTTTGTTCAAGCAAATGGTGAATGACGGTGTAGAGCCTGACATATTTTCGTTAAATGCTATGCTAAAAGGTTATGTCCTTTCTCTCCATGTTAACGATGCGTTGAGGATATTCCATCAGATGGGTGTGGTTTACAATTGCCAGCCAAACTCCTTTACCTATGATTACTTGATTCATGGGTTGTGTGCTCAAGGCCGGACGAAAAACGCAGAAGAATTATGTCATGAGATGAAGATCAAGGGTTTCATCCCAAGTAGCAAATCTTACAATTCACTTGTCAATGCTTTGGCGCTTGGTGGAGAAATTGAGGAGGCAGTAAGTTATCTATGGGAGATGACTGAAAAACAGAGGTCTGcggattttattacttttaggACCGTGCTCGATGAGATTTGCAGACGAGGAAGTGTTCAGGAGGCAATGAGCTTATTGCGCAAGTTTCAGGATAAGGACCTTCTTGATGGGCATGCTTACAGGAAGCTTCTTTATGTGCTTGAAGATGACTATGGGAATTCTGTCAACAGAATTGATTGAGGTACAACAATCATAGATTCTTTTATCATTTAATTGTTTGGGAATTTCTCTGGTGAAGAGTGAAGTTggttgaagaatgaagattgtaactatattttttagaatatgcATTgcacatgtttttattttttagtatttcccTATATTGTAAAAAGAACAATCTTCCTTCTTCGTTGAAAAACACTCTTCACTGTAGAATTGTCCTAATTGTTGACATATCCTGTCAACCATTAGTTGTATGTATTTGTAATGTCACATGAGATGTCCCAGGTTTCATATTctcttgtatgtgtagcaggtgAACGCCTCAAAGTTTGTTTATAGTTTTATGTATCTAAGTCTTGGAACCCCAAAAAACAATCAAACCTATGTAGAATTAtgcaaataaattattaaccacaCTACATGGATATAAAAATTCAGCCACTGTATAGGACTAGATATTTGGTGTTAGTGTAAGATATTCGATTCTGATGCtgtaaaagaattttattattcttgtgaaACGTTTGATTAATCCGGTAGTTAGTTATTTGTTGGAAAATGTATGAATCAGCATAAATACACATGGCCAATGATAGAGGGATTGATTTTGGTATTTATTGAACATTTTTATAAACAAAACAATCGAGTTTAGTTTGGATCAATAATGAATTTATCCGAAGTCTTATTCTTATATTTAGATTTCAGTGCCTCTAACGAATCTTATTTATTGTATTTTGTTTAGTCTCTAATGAAAAATCTTAAATAGGATGACAAAAAATACACAGGATATAATATTGAGAGAAAAATTGAGATAAAAAACTTGATGGAGATTATTAAGCCATGGGATTTGGCTAAGTTAGTTATTGCTAAAATGGCTGATTTTGTTGAGATGGATTGTATTGATGATAATATTTTACTTCATCTGATTGTGGTAGGTTAGTAACTTATGATTGTCTGAGTTTGTTAGTAGAATTAAAGTGTGTTTAGAAGGTTAATTGAACTCGGttggtttttatagttttattatatatatatatatatatatatatatatatatatatatatatatatatatatatatatatatatatatatatatatatatatatatatatatatatatatatatatatatattaggtttTTACACTgtgtttattttgtaattaggtgATTTCTAGTATAATAAGTGAATTAAGAGTTAATTAAATAGTTCTCTAGCAAATTAAAGGTATTtagtattataataaaaaatctaattagatctttgatcacatgttttttagaaaaaatatttcgttaattttattatttttgacataAAAAGAATATAATTACAAAGTTAAAAGTAGTATAGAaattcaattgaaaagaaaaaaagtatagggatttaattaaaaatttggtgaaacgaTAAGGaataataaagtaattaaaaattaattaaatcacaTGAAAATATAGTAAACAATAAACAACCGCATGATGAATTACAATTTATCTAGGTatcttttaaaagtattttttatttagttttttattatattaatttaaaaaattgaaacatatttaaataaatttaatgtctttttaaaattaaatatacatttaaaaaataaactaaataaaaataaaatttaaaatttcaattttaaaatctccatttcagttttaaaatttttaattattaacacatttcaatttaaatacacatctaaaaatcaaattaagtAATTCTATTATTAAGTCAACCAAAAAAAAAGTAATTCTATTATTAAGTAATTCTATAAGAAAAGTACACACATTTATTTGCAAATACAAAAGCCACTGCAATATTCCCTTCACATAGCTGACCTGATCTCGATATATTACAAAAAGGTACACGATCCCATATAATTAAGAGTAAAATTCTACCTCGACCTTTAATAATTATCCAAAATAACAATGTTTTTatcaattgaaaaataatattgtgGTCCTTAATGATTAATTTTGTTGACATTCTACTCCTTTTGTTAATGTCTCCATCCAAAACTAATGGATTTTGTCTATGTATCACAGTAGTTAATGACGTCCGAAGGAACTATTCCAAGAGACAAAACACCTCTTGTCGTGTTAGTAATATACTACAGTAAAATAGGACAATTAAactcctaaaaaattttaagagacaCTTAAATTCATAACTAATTTAAACATAGACACATAAATCTATAATAAAACTATGAAGTATCTCTAAATTTTAACAAACCATTGTATTTGCTGCACTGATTGCTAACTTTGGTTGGTGGCAGCCTCAGTTCCTTGttcgtccttcttcttcttcttcttttttttttgtttctgcaAAGTCGTAGTATGAGCTCAATAAAAGCTATCTCATCAAGTTCAATCTCTTTCAATCATATTCTTCTTGATCTCTAATACAAGTTTCAGTCCCCATCTTTGCAATATCTACCTATTAGTGTTGTGTCACTCATCTCATTCACAAATTTTCTAACTTCCTTTAAATCACACATCTTGCAAAGGCCATTGATAAGTGCATTATACATGATCAACTCCGGCCTAATACCTTGATTGATCATTACCTGAAAATTCTTCCAAACcaaatcaatttttcatattTGCTTGTCCATCAATGAAAGtgataaaagtattactattcgAAACCAACCCTTTCTTGCACACGTCATCAAACAATCTTTGCaacataagaagaaaaagaagaaaggaactAAGACTACTACCAACCAATGCCAATATTTAGTGCAATAACATGTACAATGACTTGAAATTTAGGGATACTTGTCTTATTTTATGGTTCATCATAAATTTATGTGTCTTATGTTTAAATTAGTTAGGGATTTAagtatttcttaaaaaattttcgagGATTTAATTGTCCTATTTTACTGCAATATATTGCTAATATGCAGGAAgcattttatcctttgaaatgATTTCTTGACACGTTATCCTTTGAAATGATTTCTTGACACGTCATCAACTAACGTGATATGTAGGCAAAATCCATATAGAGACATGAATAGAAGAAGTAAAATGTTTGACAGAATTAATCGTTAGAAACTGCGGTGTGATTTTCTAATCAATGAAAGGAAATGAGAATTAACAAAATAGTTAGGGGCTCAGTTGGGGTTTTACTCTTATAAATCAAGGTCAATACTGGTTCAATGATTTCTCTACAAATTTGAATGTATGATCATTTTTGGCCCATCAAAGAAATCAAATCTGAGGCCATAAATACCCATGACAAAATGAGAATAATGTGCATTAGATTTTGTAAGTTCGAGCTATGATAATGAATTGATGATCGACAACAAAAAAGTTGAATGTttggaaatattttttataacaaatatgTAATGAATTCttaatgtattaattaaattgtgTTGGATTATACGAAATTGTGTtggattaatttattttatgattgttatgttatgttatttttatttttttttctaattttttaaagataatattGATAAATACTTTCAAATATCTGTCTCTCCCGCAAagacaattaaattaaaatccacaaaaaagattaagaaaggaagcgaacaattttttttaataggaaATACGAGACAAAAGAGAGATATCGGAACCACAACTATACATTACCAGTCATTTAGTATAACTGAGCCATTTTGGAATATCACCTATGGAATTATTATGGGCAAAATTATCGGTATTCAAAACACATACActcaaataaataacaaaatatgtACATAACTAAATATCCATTCACCTTAATAGCATGCGTATAACAAAAATGGGTAATCCAAGTCACAAATATACACATTGAACTATTTTGCCTAGCATTAAGAATATTTTGATGGCCATAAGAGACTTTCTTTCATTTAGAACTATTTTGTCAGAACTAAAATTGTTTGAAGGCCAAAATGATAGTTTACTCCCAGTTTAAACCAACATTGAACTAAAATACATTTCAAGGTGTATATGCTGAGAGTAGCAATCACACATGTTCTAAGAATACCACCTTTGAGGAGAGTAAATGGAAAATGTGAGTTGAATATTTAGATGAGATATATATACAGCAAGTGAATTCTTTTTAACAAAATGAAAGAGAAAATCTCCAAGACATTCTTCGAACAATAAACACAAGGTACCTTAACTGCACTACAACAAAATATATAAGCCTTTCAAAGTTAATTCACTCTCTGAACTCGTCAGCTGGTGGAGCAACAAATTATACCTCAGTAAGCTCCATTCTGCAGATTGAGTACTCCCTCTCGAACAATAGAAACTCCTGAATGAGAAAGAGTCAAACGTCAAATCTGTCTCCagattgataaaataaaaattcaacaaattccaTTGTCAGCacaattattttgttttatcgGGCGCCAAGAGCATGTTTGGACTggcttttataaaataaaaaatatgattaaaaaatatttatcttttataaattttttaaagccAATAATACTATCATACTAAGGTTCTAAGAAAACCAAAAACAGGAgagaattttgataattaaaaatacttcttAAATTATCTATAAAAACATCAAGATTCTTAAAAGAAAATCTGTACTAAAAAAggttaaataaattctatttttttttcagaagtCAATCCAAATGCCTTCTACACCCCCTTCTCCCAAACCAATATTTTTATCATGCACAAAGCTCAGCATCTTTGCGAATCTAAAGAATAATACAATAAAGGAGCCAATGCTTAAAAAAAAGGTAATACAACCATCTTCCAAtctgtttgtttattttttatgccAACGAAAATAATGTAACCGAGAGATAATGCCTCAAGAAAGGCATAAAACAGACTACACAGGGTGAACATTTTAAACATAGAGCCTCCAGTAATTCTTTAAGATGAAGAAATTATCAACTTGCCTGTAATTGTTGTTGACTAAATAAGTGAAGAAACTTAGTTTCGGGGCTGCCAACCATTTCAATCAATCGATCGTGGCAATCAGGCATGACTCCTGATCCCATGAGAGAGACAGAAACCTATATATGACAATAAATTTGTAAAGAATAAATATATGTACACTCCAAAACTACAAGGGGGCAAACAAATCAACTGAGAAATGATGTCCAAGTGGTTACTCAATGGTAAATGAGTAATTATTTGTGACGTTCTTGACTCATTTTATCAACTTTTACGTAGATTTTGAggataacaaaaaatttaaatgtcgATCAATACCATTCATTAACTTACTTGCATACAACGGAGAATGATTTCAGGGAGACAGCATCTACGGCAAAGTCCTTTCACAATGTAGGTTGCTGGGTATTCTATGGTTCCATCTTTATTGGAGTACCAAGCATCCAATCTGGATATTTCCAATGTCACCCCAGATTGGAACCGAGGAAGCTCACCTGCAATATGAAATAAATTTAATTACTGGATCTTTCATTGAGTTTCATTAAGGACTCTTTAACAGTAATTCCAGCTCAAAATCATACAAGCTGTACCATAGAAGAAAGCAAATATAATGGTCACCCTACACCATTTGATTTCAATTCACAAAACTACCTACATGAAAATTCTTCCAATGACCAATTTATTCCAAATTTTTGTCAAGACTAGACCCAATATCAATTAGTAAATGAAGAATTGAAGTAATAACTGTCAAGTCCATAATCACTCAGTCAAGAGGCTTTTAATACCTTAAGGACCAACTCTTCCCAAAaactgttatattttatttttattatttaaggaaagtatgtttaataatattttaggagtaaaaatgtttaaaagagtgaaaaaagaaattttattatttaataaaaataagctttttaaaatatttgtatgttttgcggatatatccgagcCGATctgcaaatgtgcggatcggatcggatccgagcTTAAAAAACAtggatattggatccgatccgatccgcattcACCACTCCATAccacaaaaataaatttatttttccctCATCTGAAACACACAGGATTCATGTGTCTAGATGCCAATGGAAGACTTTTTATTTCCAATAATCTACCTTTCCTGAGTCTAGAATTCCCAAGAACAAGCAACTCACCTCTCTTTCTCACACATCAAACACAGTCTGAAAGACTCTGTTGTTCTGTATATCAAATAGTGGCTATTCACCAAATGTTGAACCCACATCAGTAGAAACCTCCCCAAGAAATCAGTTATGAAAATGAGTTACACAGCAACAATATCATCAAATAGACACAGGTCGCCCAATTTTAGCCTCTTATTAATTTTGAACCAAGAAAAGAGAAGACCCAAGGAAGCACATCATTGCAAAATAAATTTCAAGCTTGTTTTACTATATTGATGTGCAACCCATTCTGATCTACGGCTACATATACATTAATGTTGCTTACCTTTAAAACCTGCAGCCATAATTGTTCCAAGAATACCACCATCATTGAGATTGTGTGGTCCAAGTCCATCACCAGCTATTGCTAAGCAACGGAGAACAACATCAATGCAATACTTGTCCCTTGAAGATATGGAGACATTCACCTGCACAAGATTAGATTCTACATGATGCAGAAGGTAACAATGACATTAAGCTTGGAAAAGCAGTCTCCTTACAAAGTAACAAAACATTCATCTTCCTGATTTGCAGGAAAGATGCCCATCTTCCACAATTTTCCCTTTCCAAATATTTCAAACC is a window from the Arachis hypogaea cultivar Tifrunner chromosome 1, arahy.Tifrunner.gnm2.J5K5, whole genome shotgun sequence genome containing:
- the LOC112790113 gene encoding pentatricopeptide repeat-containing protein At2g27800, mitochondrial, which translates into the protein MQSFGGNCSRYHNYFSRNNSIQNLFSFPSSFLQKFPELMFKGLIYQRPQKLCLSHDIQKFEPLLFQITAGHNKFPIIFAPICVNYHCYSTKAPSRSYRKRVRKRLLKSLKPTLDQTKFHLALSQIPPRFTPQELCNVVTLQSDPLVCLELFHWASQQPRFRHDVSTFHVTIKKLGAAKMYQEMDDIVNQLLAVPLIGSEALYNTIIYYFTEARKLSRAVNIFKQMKKSRNSNCRPSIRTYNILFAALLGRGSNTYINYVYMETIRSLFKQMVNDGVEPDIFSLNAMLKGYVLSLHVNDALRIFHQMGVVYNCQPNSFTYDYLIHGLCAQGRTKNAEELCHEMKIKGFIPSSKSYNSLVNALALGGEIEEAVSYLWEMTEKQRSADFITFRTVLDEICRRGSVQEAMSLLRKFQDKDLLDGHAYRKLLYVLEDDYGNSVNRID